Proteins encoded by one window of Pseudonocardia alni:
- a CDS encoding diacylglycerol/lipid kinase family protein, giving the protein MAEPIDSVLVVFNPGSTGDADVLAEQLRDELGSARPELAVRLVPTEYAGHARVIAREAASAGGRPLIVSASGDGGYNEVVNGIMDVPGTDASAAVLAAGNANDHDRVTARRPLVEAILDGRPEPMDLLEMHRDDDPPRYAHSYIGFGLTPVVALQIEKGGKGSIREVITTVRAFWAFTPFEVEFSRGDRRRIDNLVFANIGEMAKVAELSATSRPDDGRFEVVLLEHRPKWKQLWVAARAAFSGLGRQPATSDFRFTACGPMPVQIDGEVDEVAGGTAIRVRCAAGALNVVR; this is encoded by the coding sequence GTGGCTGAGCCGATCGACTCCGTGCTGGTGGTCTTCAACCCGGGTAGTACGGGGGACGCCGACGTGCTCGCCGAACAGCTGCGCGACGAGCTCGGCTCCGCCCGGCCCGAGCTGGCCGTGCGGCTGGTGCCCACCGAGTACGCCGGGCACGCCCGCGTCATCGCCCGCGAGGCCGCGTCCGCCGGCGGGCGCCCGCTCATCGTGTCGGCGTCCGGCGACGGCGGCTACAACGAGGTCGTCAACGGGATCATGGACGTCCCGGGCACCGACGCCTCGGCCGCCGTCCTCGCCGCCGGGAACGCCAACGACCACGACCGCGTCACCGCACGCCGTCCGCTGGTCGAGGCGATCCTCGACGGCCGCCCCGAGCCGATGGACCTGCTCGAGATGCACCGCGACGACGACCCGCCGCGCTACGCGCACTCCTACATCGGGTTCGGGCTCACCCCCGTCGTCGCGCTGCAGATCGAGAAGGGCGGCAAGGGCAGCATCCGCGAGGTGATCACCACGGTGCGGGCGTTCTGGGCGTTCACCCCGTTCGAGGTGGAGTTCTCCCGCGGCGACCGGCGCCGGATCGACAACCTGGTCTTCGCCAACATCGGTGAGATGGCCAAGGTCGCCGAGCTGTCGGCCACGAGCCGTCCCGACGACGGCCGGTTCGAGGTCGTGCTGCTGGAGCACCGTCCGAAGTGGAAGCAGCTGTGGGTGGCGGCCCGGGCGGCGTTCTCCGGGCTCGGCCGTCAGCCCGCGACCTCGGACTTCCGGTTCACCGCGTGCGGGCCGATGCCGGTGCAGATCGACGGCGAGGTCGACGAGGTCGCCGGCGGCACCGCGATCCGCGTCCGCTGCGCGGCCGGGGCACTCAACGTCGTGCGCTGA
- the malQ gene encoding 4-alpha-glucanotransferase: MTSDPVTPELAEIADAYGVATSYLDGSRTEQPIDAEVVRTVLGLLEVDVASPEAQRVSLAGARERAGAGALPPTIGLRSDRSRAVPGRGRLTAVDGARGDEGWACDVDGELPAGLEPGRYACETTAGRAHVVVAPPTLPDPPRTWGWMLQLYALHSRDSWGIGDLGDLTTLIRGGHGAGAVLLNPLHAITPVPPVQPSPYTPSSRRYATPLSLRVTDLPAYAAADAATRAEVDALRPETTGDRIAHDRVWAAKRSALEALWRSAGYPDGAPDTDLRDFATYCALAERYGGRWSLWPDDLRRPDAPGVAAARAELAPRVAFHAWVQRQAEAQLAGVRAAAKDAGMPVGVIHDLAVGCDPEGADAWMLQDVLALGATVGAPPDAFNQRGQTWGLPPWRPDRLADTGYAAFGDMARALLAHADGLRIDHVMGLWRLWWVPSGQTADRGTYVHYDADAMLAVLLLEAHRAGALVVGEDLGTVIPRIREDMAERNLLGSTVLWFSRDPDPVTGGDDGPLRPPRRWPERSVATISTHDLPTAPGFLAGEQVRVRAELGLLDDPTTEEARAGAERDELLALLTSEGLLDSPDETDEDTIVVALHALLASAPSRLVLASLYDVLGETRQPNLPGTVDEYPNWRIPLPVSLEDALADDRVRRVAEVLRARTGDDG, translated from the coding sequence ATGACCAGCGACCCGGTGACCCCCGAGCTCGCCGAGATCGCCGACGCGTACGGCGTCGCGACCTCGTACCTCGACGGCAGCAGGACCGAGCAGCCGATCGACGCGGAGGTGGTCCGCACCGTCCTCGGGTTGCTGGAGGTCGACGTCGCCTCCCCCGAGGCGCAACGTGTGTCGCTCGCCGGGGCCCGCGAGCGCGCCGGCGCCGGGGCGCTGCCGCCGACGATCGGACTGCGCAGCGACCGTTCCCGCGCCGTGCCGGGCCGCGGTCGCCTCACCGCCGTCGACGGTGCGCGTGGCGACGAGGGATGGGCCTGCGACGTCGACGGCGAGCTCCCCGCCGGCCTGGAGCCGGGCCGCTACGCGTGCGAGACGACGGCCGGGCGTGCCCACGTCGTCGTCGCGCCGCCCACGCTGCCCGACCCGCCGCGGACGTGGGGCTGGATGCTGCAGCTCTACGCCCTGCACTCGCGCGACTCGTGGGGCATCGGCGACCTGGGCGACCTGACCACGCTGATCCGCGGCGGGCACGGCGCGGGCGCGGTGCTGCTCAACCCACTGCACGCGATCACCCCGGTGCCGCCGGTGCAGCCGTCGCCGTACACACCGTCGTCGCGCCGCTACGCCACCCCGCTGAGCCTGCGGGTCACCGACCTCCCGGCCTACGCCGCCGCGGACGCGGCCACCCGCGCCGAGGTCGACGCCCTGCGCCCGGAGACGACCGGTGACCGGATCGCGCACGACCGGGTCTGGGCGGCGAAGCGGTCCGCGCTGGAGGCGCTGTGGCGCAGCGCCGGGTACCCCGACGGCGCCCCGGATACCGACCTTCGCGACTTCGCGACCTACTGCGCGCTGGCCGAGCGCTACGGCGGCCGCTGGTCGCTGTGGCCCGACGACCTGCGCCGTCCCGACGCCCCCGGCGTCGCCGCCGCCCGTGCCGAACTGGCGCCGCGCGTCGCGTTCCACGCCTGGGTGCAGCGCCAGGCCGAGGCGCAGCTGGCCGGGGTCCGGGCCGCGGCGAAGGACGCGGGGATGCCGGTCGGTGTCATCCACGACCTCGCCGTGGGCTGCGACCCCGAGGGCGCCGACGCGTGGATGCTGCAGGACGTGCTCGCGCTCGGCGCGACGGTCGGTGCCCCGCCGGACGCGTTCAACCAGCGCGGCCAGACGTGGGGCCTGCCGCCGTGGCGCCCGGACCGCCTCGCCGACACCGGCTACGCCGCGTTCGGCGACATGGCCCGCGCACTGCTCGCGCACGCCGACGGCCTGCGGATCGACCACGTCATGGGGCTGTGGCGGCTGTGGTGGGTGCCGTCGGGGCAGACGGCCGACCGCGGCACCTACGTCCACTACGACGCCGACGCGATGCTCGCGGTGCTGCTGCTGGAGGCCCACCGCGCGGGCGCGCTGGTCGTCGGCGAGGACCTGGGCACGGTGATCCCGCGGATCCGCGAGGACATGGCCGAGCGGAACCTGCTGGGCTCGACGGTGCTGTGGTTCTCCCGCGACCCCGATCCGGTGACCGGCGGCGACGACGGCCCGCTCCGCCCGCCGCGTCGCTGGCCCGAGCGGTCGGTCGCGACGATCTCCACCCACGACCTGCCGACCGCGCCCGGGTTCCTGGCCGGTGAGCAGGTGCGGGTGCGCGCCGAGCTGGGGCTCCTCGACGACCCGACGACCGAGGAGGCCAGGGCCGGAGCCGAACGGGACGAGCTGCTGGCGTTGCTGACCTCGGAGGGGCTGCTCGACTCCCCGGACGAGACCGACGAGGACACGATCGTCGTCGCGTTGCACGCGCTGCTGGCGTCGGCACCGTCGCGGCTGGTCCTGGCCTCCCTCTACGACGTGCTGGGCGAGACGCGGCAGCCGAACCTGCCCGGCACCGTCGACGAGTACCCGAACTGGCGGATCCCGCTGCCGGTGTCGCTGGAGGACGCGCTCGCCGACGACCGGGTCCGCCGCGTCGCCGAGGTGCTGCGCGCCCGGACCGGCGACGACGGCTGA
- a CDS encoding alpha/beta hydrolase — protein sequence MTGTTEVHGRLPGVGGVELFWQGRLPEGDPSGVLLVSHGIGEHSGRYDAVVDTLVPDGWAVYGLDHRGHGRSGGTRVHVCRYDDLLTDFETFRRETIARHPGVPVFLLGHSLGGQIALAYALRHQNRLDGLVLSAPALASDAVPAALVPLLSVVAKVLPTVRPVGIDTSAISSDPAVVADYDADPLVHHGRPTLALGAEIYRQMAELPVRAAELRIPLLVQHGTADRLTDPAGTRLLDERSGSADTTVLWYDGFWHEIYHEPGRATPLADLRDWLDRHRDAARPVT from the coding sequence GTGACCGGCACCACGGAGGTCCACGGCCGGCTCCCCGGCGTCGGCGGTGTCGAGCTGTTCTGGCAGGGCCGCCTCCCCGAGGGCGACCCGAGCGGCGTCCTGCTGGTCAGCCACGGCATCGGTGAGCACTCCGGCCGCTACGACGCCGTCGTCGACACGCTGGTCCCGGACGGCTGGGCCGTGTACGGCCTCGACCACCGCGGCCACGGCCGCTCCGGCGGCACCCGGGTGCACGTCTGCCGCTACGACGACCTGCTCACCGACTTCGAGACGTTCCGCCGCGAGACGATCGCCCGCCACCCCGGCGTCCCGGTGTTCCTGCTCGGGCACAGCCTCGGCGGCCAGATCGCGCTCGCCTACGCGCTGCGCCACCAGAACCGCCTCGACGGGCTCGTCCTGTCCGCGCCCGCGCTGGCCTCCGACGCCGTCCCGGCCGCGCTCGTGCCGCTGCTGTCGGTCGTCGCGAAGGTCCTGCCGACGGTCCGCCCGGTCGGGATCGACACCTCCGCGATCAGCTCGGACCCGGCTGTCGTCGCCGACTACGACGCCGACCCGCTCGTGCACCACGGCCGCCCCACCCTGGCCCTCGGCGCGGAGATCTACCGGCAGATGGCCGAGCTGCCCGTCCGGGCCGCCGAGCTGCGGATCCCGCTGCTCGTGCAGCACGGGACCGCGGACCGGCTGACCGACCCGGCGGGCACCCGGTTGCTCGACGAGCGCTCCGGGTCCGCCGACACCACCGTGCTCTGGTACGACGGCTTCTGGCACGAGATCTATCACGAACCGGGCCGGGCGACCCCGCTCGCGGACCTGCGCGACTGGCTCGACCGGCACCGCGACGCGGCCCGCCCGGTGACCTGA
- a CDS encoding carboxypeptidase regulatory-like domain-containing protein, whose translation MSTWALLGLVVVVVLVAVGIAGFLRWGRGREDDVASSEGDRPRTVADLVDRRARGLDDGSGRPAPDPSAPPASPTLPVDDAPEPVVDEEPAADREVVGSDAAVDDGPDDTVSATTPVAAVRPQQERPRPPAAEDTAPDVGPSSSAPDITDAVGAADPTDELPAVPRVTPDVSAGPVGPPWSRGFKDGKPLEPVEAAPARRTPAPTPFVRRRPVADPAARTADEATAATGTGPDSSAPDISTPTSGTAVVGDASTTASEAPAAASTGVTGSTGVTGDVASAGDTASAGDTASAGDTASAGDTASVGDTASAGEEADESVDEAPPAATTHSRAPFDPDLVRRVTALPSERTSVRAPADPDTEREFREARDRISTPHTWAGRVPEQAGAPETAGDTPPVSRIPSIGLAATGARAARETGDNPEPPPRPAPRVLRSAHPGSGPRHLAPPLRGTSGADSGPHEDTASPEDTASPEDTVGSGRTGDAGSPTGSGGTVTTDRTAGAVDPVDVRGPAGDTDASVPDTGERKAPTGGAAGAETTDDATTDEATTDEATTDEATTDDVPDPTTPERSTTAPEAEETPVHAGPTTVARPDRAEDVSLSVLRTGPAPSAIVPDTAPQEIEVRVVDATDAPLPGVEVALRDRSGGPIGSATTDADGTARVTAPGAGAFVVVARADGYLPGVATCTVGDDAADTTLRLAAAAAVHGSAPAGTGVVLSQDGEPVASTTAAADGTYRLADLEPGRHLLAAGDGPGVEVDLVPGADERRDLAGS comes from the coding sequence ATGTCGACGTGGGCCCTGCTCGGGCTGGTTGTGGTGGTGGTGCTGGTGGCCGTCGGGATCGCCGGGTTCCTGCGGTGGGGGCGGGGCCGGGAGGACGACGTCGCGTCGTCCGAAGGGGACCGTCCGCGCACCGTCGCCGATCTCGTCGACCGCCGCGCCCGCGGCCTCGACGACGGGTCCGGCAGGCCCGCGCCCGACCCGTCTGCGCCCCCGGCTTCTCCGACGCTTCCGGTCGACGATGCCCCGGAGCCCGTGGTCGACGAGGAGCCGGCCGCGGACCGTGAGGTCGTCGGGTCCGACGCCGCGGTGGACGACGGTCCCGACGACACGGTCTCCGCGACCACGCCCGTCGCCGCGGTCCGTCCGCAGCAGGAGCGCCCGCGGCCCCCCGCCGCTGAGGACACCGCCCCGGACGTCGGGCCGTCGTCGTCGGCGCCCGACATCACCGATGCGGTCGGCGCGGCCGATCCCACCGACGAGCTGCCGGCGGTCCCACGGGTCACGCCCGACGTGAGCGCGGGTCCGGTCGGCCCGCCCTGGTCGCGCGGGTTCAAGGACGGCAAACCGCTCGAGCCCGTCGAGGCGGCACCGGCCCGGCGGACCCCGGCCCCGACGCCCTTCGTGCGACGACGGCCGGTCGCGGACCCCGCTGCCCGTACCGCCGACGAGGCGACCGCGGCCACCGGTACCGGCCCGGACAGCTCGGCGCCCGACATCAGCACGCCCACCTCCGGGACCGCGGTCGTGGGCGATGCGTCGACGACCGCGTCCGAGGCGCCCGCCGCCGCCTCGACCGGCGTCACCGGGTCCACCGGCGTCACCGGGGACGTCGCGTCCGCCGGGGACACCGCGTCCGCCGGGGACACCGCGTCCGCCGGGGACACCGCGTCCGCCGGGGACACCGCGTCCGTCGGGGACACCGCCTCCGCCGGGGAGGAGGCGGACGAGTCGGTCGACGAGGCCCCGCCCGCCGCCACGACCCACTCCCGCGCGCCCTTCGACCCGGACCTGGTCCGGCGGGTCACGGCGCTGCCGTCGGAGCGCACGTCGGTCCGCGCCCCGGCCGACCCGGACACCGAGCGGGAGTTCCGCGAGGCCCGGGACCGCATCTCGACCCCGCACACCTGGGCGGGCCGCGTCCCCGAGCAGGCCGGCGCCCCCGAGACGGCCGGCGACACCCCGCCGGTGAGCCGGATCCCGTCGATCGGGCTCGCCGCCACCGGCGCCCGAGCCGCCCGCGAGACCGGTGACAACCCCGAGCCGCCGCCCCGTCCCGCCCCGCGGGTCCTGCGGTCGGCGCATCCCGGGAGCGGACCGCGGCACCTCGCCCCGCCGCTGCGCGGGACGTCCGGGGCCGACAGCGGGCCCCACGAGGACACCGCTTCCCCCGAGGACACCGCTTCTCCCGAGGACACCGTCGGGTCCGGCAGGACCGGGGACGCCGGTTCTCCGACGGGCTCCGGCGGCACGGTGACCACCGACCGCACCGCCGGTGCGGTCGACCCCGTCGACGTCCGAGGTCCGGCCGGGGACACCGACGCCTCCGTGCCGGACACCGGCGAGCGCAAGGCCCCGACCGGGGGTGCGGCCGGAGCCGAGACGACCGACGACGCCACGACGGACGAGGCCACGACGGACGAGGCCACGACGGACGAGGCCACGACGGACGACGTCCCGGACCCCACCACCCCGGAGCGGTCCACCACCGCGCCGGAGGCCGAGGAGACACCCGTGCACGCCGGCCCGACCACCGTCGCCCGCCCCGACCGCGCCGAGGACGTCTCCCTGTCCGTGCTCCGGACCGGGCCCGCGCCGTCGGCGATCGTGCCCGACACGGCACCACAGGAGATCGAGGTCCGCGTCGTCGACGCCACCGACGCCCCGCTGCCCGGCGTCGAGGTCGCGCTGCGCGACCGCTCCGGCGGGCCGATCGGCTCCGCCACCACCGACGCCGACGGCACGGCGCGCGTCACGGCGCCGGGCGCCGGGGCGTTCGTCGTCGTCGCCCGCGCCGACGGATACCTGCCCGGCGTCGCCACCTGCACCGTCGGCGACGACGCCGCCGACACCACCCTGCGCCTGGCCGCTGCCGCCGCCGTCCACGGCTCGGCGCCCGCGGGCACCGGCGTCGTGCTCTCGCAGGACGGCGAACCGGTCGCCTCGACGACCGCCGCGGCGGACGGGACCTACCGCCTCGCCGACCTCGAACCCGGTCGCCACCTGCTGGCCGCGGGCGACGGCCCGGGCGTGGAGGTCGACCTCGTCCCCGGCGCCGACGAGCGGCGGGACCTGGCGGGCTCGTGA
- a CDS encoding 2-keto-4-pentenoate hydratase — protein MSAENSSAGMDPTAVDLVRADGTAGALWQAWTTGERMAALPELLRPRSLAEGFTAQSRLSERAGPSYGWKLAATAPAGQAHIGVDTPLPGALFERFRHSPGDVVPSDDLHMAVAEAEFAFVMGAPVGADATREELRAAVAAVHGAVELPESRFTDFVAAGAPSLMADAACAGRFVLGPELPGALDLDLAATPTALRVDDEQAAGSGAAVLGDPWVALAWLADVLPGYGLRLEAGAVVTTGTTTVPMPVHRGARVRASFGDDLGAVEFTLAP, from the coding sequence ATGAGTGCCGAGAACAGCTCCGCGGGCATGGACCCGACCGCCGTCGACCTCGTGCGGGCCGACGGCACCGCCGGTGCGTTGTGGCAGGCCTGGACCACCGGCGAACGGATGGCCGCACTGCCGGAGCTGCTACGTCCGCGCAGCCTGGCCGAGGGGTTCACCGCGCAGAGCAGGTTGTCGGAGCGGGCCGGGCCGTCCTACGGCTGGAAGCTCGCGGCGACCGCGCCCGCCGGGCAGGCCCACATCGGGGTGGACACCCCGCTGCCGGGGGCGCTGTTCGAGCGGTTCCGGCACTCCCCCGGTGACGTGGTGCCCTCCGACGACCTGCACATGGCCGTCGCCGAGGCGGAGTTCGCGTTCGTGATGGGCGCGCCGGTGGGTGCCGACGCGACCCGTGAGGAGCTGCGTGCCGCGGTCGCGGCCGTGCACGGGGCGGTGGAGCTGCCCGAGTCGCGGTTCACCGACTTCGTCGCGGCGGGGGCGCCGTCGCTGATGGCCGACGCCGCGTGCGCCGGCCGGTTCGTGCTGGGCCCGGAGCTCCCCGGCGCCCTCGATCTCGACCTCGCCGCGACCCCGACCGCCCTGCGGGTCGACGACGAGCAGGCGGCCGGATCCGGCGCGGCCGTCCTCGGGGACCCGTGGGTCGCGCTGGCGTGGCTCGCCGACGTCCTGCCCGGCTACGGCCTGCGGCTCGAGGCGGGCGCGGTCGTCACCACCGGGACGACGACCGTCCCGATGCCCGTGCACCGCGGCGCCCGGGTGCGGGCGAGCTTCGGCGACGACCTCGGCGCGGTGGAGTTCACGCTCGCCCCGTGA